In the Clostridium beijerinckii genome, one interval contains:
- a CDS encoding tetratricopeptide repeat protein, translating into MENKNYLYNNYINMARNLRSENNLLKAISFYQKAYALNIGKEDIELLMDMALIYDEIGLSGDAEKKYREVIELDEDDARAYYGLAIIYDENDELEKAKKYYEKAIEKNPNYDKAYFFLANIYDESGEKDKAISNYKKVIEINPNYMWAYANLACILEENNENIDALNYINKALEIEDRHYKILFNKAVILNKLNKIEESKGYYYKSIEANPNYPYSFLNLSVAYREEGNFKKAIEVISKGIEENDDEGFLYYNRACYYVNINENLKALRDVEKSIELNEFFLEYMKKDKELDPIRELEKYKNLWIDIQLET; encoded by the coding sequence ATGGAAAACAAGAATTATTTATACAATAATTATATAAATATGGCGAGAAATTTAAGATCAGAAAATAACTTATTAAAAGCTATTTCATTTTATCAAAAGGCATATGCCTTAAATATAGGAAAAGAAGATATAGAATTACTAATGGATATGGCATTAATTTACGATGAAATTGGGTTATCTGGTGATGCAGAGAAAAAGTATCGAGAAGTAATTGAATTAGATGAGGATGATGCTAGAGCATATTATGGCTTGGCAATAATATATGATGAAAATGATGAATTAGAAAAGGCTAAGAAATATTATGAGAAGGCCATAGAAAAAAATCCCAATTATGATAAAGCATATTTCTTTTTAGCCAATATATATGATGAATCAGGTGAAAAGGATAAGGCTATAAGCAACTATAAAAAGGTTATTGAGATAAATCCTAATTATATGTGGGCATATGCAAATTTAGCTTGTATTTTAGAAGAAAACAATGAAAATATTGATGCACTGAATTATATAAATAAGGCCTTAGAAATTGAGGATAGACATTACAAGATATTATTTAATAAAGCAGTAATTTTAAATAAGTTAAATAAGATAGAAGAGAGCAAAGGGTATTATTACAAGTCTATTGAAGCAAATCCCAATTATCCTTATAGTTTTCTGAATTTATCTGTAGCATATAGAGAAGAAGGTAATTTTAAAAAAGCTATTGAAGTAATAAGTAAGGGAATAGAAGAAAATGATGATGAAGGTTTTTTATATTATAATAGAGCTTGTTATTATGTAAATATAAATGAAAATTTAAAAGCATTAAGAGATGTAGAAAAAAGTATAGAATTAAATGAATTCTTTTTAGAATATATGAAGAAAGACAAAGAATTAGATCCAATAAGAGAACTTGAAAAATATAAGAATCTTTGGATAGATATCCAACTTGAGACATAG
- a CDS encoding IS3 family transposase (programmed frameshift), translated as MSKKLFSDEEIKSLSKNRYVKSVSKRGITYTDEFKILFIAERSKGKLPIHIFQDAEFDIDVIGNNRIWCASKRWRNAYNESGELGLRDSRKLNSGRPLKRELTVEEIIAKKDAEIAYWKAEAELLKKSSCKKRQVKNSKLSASSIFVIIQHIILTYNYKNMVSHLCEVALVSRSGYYNYLKSTGKRNRREEKDLELKDIILKAFNHRGYKKGSRSIKMVLENEFNLIINRKCIQRIMRKYNIECPIRKANPYRRMMKATHEHTVVPNILNREFKQDLVGKVLLTDITYLTYGASNRAYLSTIKDASTNEILSYQLSNSLTLDIATETIKKLMKNHKNLLNKDAFIHSDQGVHYTSPRFQKLLKKYKIGQSMSRRGNCWDNAPQESFFGHMKDEIDLKSCSTFEELEASIDNYMEYYNNYRYQWGLKKLAPVQYRNQLIAA; from the exons ATGAGTAAAAAATTATTTTCAGATGAAGAAATTAAAAGTTTATCAAAAAATAGATATGTTAAATCTGTAAGTAAACGTGGAATTACATATACAGATGAATTTAAAATATTGTTTATCGCTGAGCGTAGCAAGGGAAAACTACCTATTCATATTTTTCAAGATGCTGAATTTGATATAGATGTTATTGGAAATAATAGAATTTGGTGTGCAAGTAAAAGATGGCGTAATGCTTATAATGAATCAGGAGAGCTTGGTCTAAGAGATTCTAGAAAATTAAACAGTGGTCGTCCACTTAAACGTGAACTAACCGTTGAAGAAATAATAGCCAAAAAGGATGCAGAAATTGCTTATTGGAAAGCTGAGGCAGAACTATTAAAAAAATCGAGCTGCAAGA AAAGGCAGGTGAAAAATAGTAAACTAAGTGCATCATCAATCTTTGTAATAATACAACATATAATTTTGACATATAACTATAAAAATATGGTTTCACATTTATGCGAAGTAGCTTTAGTATCTAGATCAGGCTATTATAATTATTTAAAATCAACAGGCAAACGTAATCGTAGAGAAGAAAAGGATTTAGAATTGAAGGATATCATTCTTAAAGCATTTAATCATAGGGGCTACAAGAAAGGTTCTCGTTCTATAAAAATGGTGTTAGAGAATGAATTTAATCTTATAATAAATCGAAAATGTATACAACGAATCATGAGAAAATATAATATTGAGTGCCCAATTAGAAAAGCTAACCCTTATCGTAGAATGATGAAAGCTACTCATGAGCATACTGTTGTACCTAATATTTTAAATAGAGAATTCAAGCAAGATTTGGTCGGAAAAGTTTTATTAACAGATATAACTTATTTAACATATGGAGCATCCAATAGGGCTTATTTGTCAACTATTAAAGATGCTTCAACAAATGAAATTCTTTCATATCAGCTTTCCAATAGCCTTACATTAGATATAGCTACCGAAACTATTAAAAAGTTGATGAAAAATCACAAAAATTTACTAAATAAAGATGCCTTTATTCATTCGGATCAAGGAGTTCATTATACTAGTCCTAGATTTCAAAAACTTCTTAAAAAATATAAAATTGGTCAGTCTATGTCTAGGCGCGGAAATTGTTGGGATAATGCCCCGCAGGAATCATTTTTTGGTCATATGAAAGATGAAATTGACTTAAAAAGTTGTTCAACATTTGAAGAATTAGAAGCTTCAATTGATAACTATATGGAGTATTATAATAATTATAGATATCAGTGGGGACTTAAAAAGCTGGCTCCTGTACAATACAGAAACCAGCTCATAGCTGCCTAG
- a CDS encoding MarR family winged helix-turn-helix transcriptional regulator: MDKSTKLINELLVQLFNDVLQIEEQSLKNGVLSDLSITEIHTIESIGMYSERTMSEVAQKLKITVSTLTTAINKLIKKGYVERNRIETDRRVVLIKLTRKGKLAFRIHQRFHGEMINNAIEGLTLEEEEILISSLSKINNFFKEKYELV, encoded by the coding sequence ATGGATAAATCAACAAAACTGATTAATGAGCTTTTGGTGCAGTTATTTAATGATGTCTTACAAATTGAGGAGCAAAGTTTAAAGAATGGTGTACTTTCAGATCTTTCAATAACAGAAATTCATACTATAGAATCTATTGGTATGTACAGTGAAAGAACAATGTCAGAGGTAGCGCAGAAATTAAAAATTACAGTAAGTACTTTAACAACTGCTATCAATAAATTAATTAAAAAAGGATATGTAGAAAGAAACAGGATAGAAACAGACAGAAGAGTTGTTCTTATTAAATTAACTCGAAAAGGAAAGTTAGCATTCAGAATCCATCAGAGATTTCATGGAGAAATGATAAATAATGCAATAGAAGGATTAACGTTAGAAGAAGAAGAAATTTTAATTTCTTCTTTAAGTAAAATAAATAACTTTTTTAAAGAAAAATATGAATTAGTATAA
- the purH gene encoding bifunctional phosphoribosylaminoimidazolecarboxamide formyltransferase/IMP cyclohydrolase, giving the protein MKKRALISVFDKEGVLDFAKFLVSKDVEIVSTGGTYKYLKENGLNVIEINEVTDFPEMLDGRVKTLHPLVHAGILAIRDNEEHMNTLKGRNIHTIDYVVVNLYPFFEKVKEDLEFEEKVEFIDIGGPTMLRAAAKNFQDVVVISDKNDYKVVMEEIETNGETSYKTKKKLAGKVFNLMSAYDGAISNFLLADDEEEYPEYLSVSYKKMQSLRYGENSHQTAAVYASTMLDGAMNTFETLNGKELSYNNFKDVDIAWKCANEFDEPACCALKHNTPCGVAIGKDSYEAYMKAYEVDPTSIFGGIIGFNRKVDKKTAEEMVKIFLEVIAAPEYDEDALEVLKTKKNLRVLKFHNTPKADKYMVTVDGAMLVQEEDNKLVEEIKVVTEKKPTDEEMKDLLFGMKVVKYVKSNAIVVAHNGIALGIGGGQVNRIWPTEDALKRGKGATILASDAYFPFRDVVDEAAKNGIKAIIQPGGSMNDQKSIDACNEHGIAMVFTGYRHFKH; this is encoded by the coding sequence GTGAAAAAGAGAGCTTTAATAAGTGTATTTGATAAAGAGGGAGTTTTAGATTTTGCTAAATTTTTAGTATCTAAAGATGTTGAAATTGTATCAACAGGTGGAACTTATAAATATTTGAAGGAAAATGGATTAAATGTAATTGAAATCAATGAAGTTACTGATTTTCCTGAAATGTTAGATGGAAGAGTTAAAACGCTTCATCCATTAGTTCATGCTGGAATATTAGCGATAAGAGACAATGAAGAACATATGAATACATTAAAAGGAAGAAATATTCATACTATAGATTATGTAGTTGTAAATCTATATCCATTCTTTGAGAAAGTTAAAGAAGATTTAGAATTTGAAGAAAAGGTTGAATTTATAGATATTGGCGGACCTACAATGCTTAGAGCAGCGGCTAAGAATTTTCAGGATGTTGTAGTAATTTCTGATAAAAATGACTATAAAGTTGTTATGGAAGAGATTGAAACAAATGGTGAAACTTCTTATAAGACTAAGAAGAAATTGGCTGGTAAAGTATTTAATCTTATGAGTGCTTATGATGGGGCTATTTCAAACTTCTTGTTAGCTGATGATGAAGAAGAATATCCAGAATATCTTTCAGTTTCATATAAGAAGATGCAAAGTCTTAGATATGGCGAAAATTCACATCAAACTGCAGCTGTTTACGCATCAACAATGCTTGATGGAGCTATGAATACTTTTGAAACATTAAATGGTAAGGAATTATCTTATAATAACTTTAAAGATGTTGATATAGCTTGGAAATGTGCTAATGAATTTGATGAACCAGCATGTTGTGCATTAAAACATAATACACCTTGTGGTGTTGCAATTGGAAAAGATTCTTATGAAGCTTATATGAAGGCATATGAAGTAGATCCAACTTCAATATTTGGGGGAATTATTGGGTTTAATAGAAAAGTAGATAAGAAAACTGCTGAGGAAATGGTTAAAATTTTCTTAGAAGTTATAGCTGCACCAGAATATGATGAAGATGCTTTAGAAGTTTTAAAGACTAAAAAGAACTTAAGAGTTCTTAAATTCCATAATACTCCAAAGGCAGATAAATATATGGTTACAGTTGATGGAGCAATGCTTGTTCAAGAGGAAGACAATAAATTAGTAGAAGAAATTAAAGTTGTAACTGAAAAGAAACCAACTGATGAGGAAATGAAAGATTTATTATTCGGAATGAAAGTAGTTAAATACGTTAAATCTAATGCTATAGTTGTTGCTCATAATGGAATAGCACTTGGAATTGGCGGAGGTCAAGTTAACAGAATCTGGCCAACAGAAGATGCTTTAAAGAGAGGAAAAGGAGCTACAATCCTTGCATCAGATGCTTATTTCCCATTTAGAGATGTAGTTGATGAAGCTGCTAAAAACGGTATTAAAGCTATAATTCAACCAGGTGGTTCAATGAATGATCAAAAATCAATAGATGCTTGTAATGAACATGGGATAGCAATGGTATTTACAGGATATAGACATTTTAAACATTAA
- a CDS encoding HepT-like ribonuclease domain-containing protein gives MSPYFRYKKEKFLEKYKAAYDNLENLKEAINEYKKSNNKIIKRAVIAYFQDFAEYVIDMCENYIIINDGKISSSASALKLIEEASEIGFFDETLKKYLSVVVKLRNRYTHDYYIRETSESEIEKFCLEKLAYFELFLEESKDNVILKYRDKK, from the coding sequence ATGAGTCCTTACTTTAGATATAAAAAAGAAAAATTTTTAGAAAAATATAAAGCTGCCTATGATAATTTAGAAAATTTAAAGGAAGCTATAAATGAATATAAGAAATCCAATAACAAAATAATAAAAAGAGCTGTTATAGCTTATTTTCAAGATTTTGCGGAATATGTAATTGACATGTGTGAGAACTATATAATCATAAATGATGGGAAAATAAGTAGTTCAGCTTCGGCATTAAAGCTTATTGAAGAAGCTTCTGAAATTGGATTTTTTGATGAGACATTAAAAAAATATTTATCAGTAGTAGTTAAGTTGAGAAATAGGTATACTCATGATTATTATATTAGAGAAACAAGTGAAAGCGAAATAGAAAAGTTTTGTTTGGAAAAATTAGCATATTTTGAATTGTTTTTAGAGGAAAGCAAGGACAATGTTATATTAAAATATAGAGATAAAAAATAA
- a CDS encoding Rpn family recombination-promoting nuclease/putative transposase, with protein MNKTLKELNLEDDFLFAKVMSDKAICKELLEKILEIEIEKVEIVEEQKTIDLLLESKGIRLDVYVKDENNTIYNVEMQRGKHKNLPKRLRYYQGSIDLDLISKGEDYRKLTKSYIIFVCTFDLFNKGRHKYTFQNLCLEDNSIMLNDEAQKIVLNTKGIMNDLSEELLEFLEYVEESTDGIAKRAKGNLVKSIHKRVLEVKNDISVEVEFMTLLERDREKIEEGREEGREEAIKQLILKQYSKGLSVEYIADINEIDIEYVRDIVRNNTSKINN; from the coding sequence ATGAACAAAACTTTAAAGGAATTAAATCTTGAAGATGACTTCCTTTTTGCAAAGGTTATGAGTGATAAAGCAATTTGTAAAGAATTATTAGAGAAAATTTTGGAAATTGAAATAGAAAAAGTTGAAATAGTTGAAGAACAGAAAACCATAGATTTATTACTTGAAAGTAAGGGAATCCGTTTAGATGTTTATGTTAAAGACGAAAATAATACAATCTACAATGTTGAAATGCAGAGAGGAAAGCATAAGAATTTGCCTAAAAGGCTAAGATATTATCAAGGAAGCATAGATTTAGACTTAATAAGCAAAGGCGAGGATTACAGAAAACTTACCAAAAGCTATATTATATTTGTTTGTACATTTGATTTATTTAATAAAGGTCGCCATAAATATACTTTTCAAAATTTATGTTTAGAAGACAATAGTATAATGTTAAATGATGAAGCTCAGAAAATAGTATTAAATACAAAGGGAATTATGAATGATTTAAGCGAAGAATTATTAGAATTCCTTGAATATGTAGAAGAATCAACAGATGGAATAGCAAAGAGAGCTAAAGGGAATCTTGTTAAAAGTATACATAAAAGAGTGCTGGAAGTTAAAAATGATATTTCGGTGGAGGTGGAGTTTATGACTTTATTGGAAAGAGATAGAGAAAAAATTGAAGAAGGAAGAGAAGAAGGAAGAGAAGAAGCAATTAAGCAATTGATATTAAAACAATATAGCAAAGGACTTTCTGTAGAGTATATTGCGGATATAAATGAAATAGATATTGAATATGTAAGAGATATAGTGAGAAATAATACATCTAAAATTAATAATTAA
- a CDS encoding BlaI/MecI/CopY family transcriptional regulator produces MKLGKISDAEMEIMKIIWKKNDQITTAEILDELPKENSWKVTTIMTLISRLTEKGILSVTKVGKLNNYFPKITEEEYKAIQTDNFLEDMHKGSVKNFMATLFNNKKISNKDIAELKEWLKEV; encoded by the coding sequence ATGAAGTTAGGGAAGATATCTGACGCTGAAATGGAGATAATGAAAATAATATGGAAAAAGAATGATCAAATTACTACAGCTGAGATTCTAGACGAGCTTCCAAAAGAAAATTCATGGAAGGTAACAACAATAATGACGCTGATATCAAGATTAACTGAAAAGGGAATTTTGAGTGTAACTAAAGTAGGAAAGTTAAATAATTATTTTCCTAAAATTACGGAAGAAGAATATAAGGCTATTCAAACTGATAATTTCTTAGAAGATATGCATAAGGGATCAGTTAAAAACTTTATGGCAACATTGTTTAATAATAAGAAAATAAGTAATAAGGATATTGCAGAGTTGAAAGAATGGCTCAAAGAGGTGTAG
- a CDS encoding M56 family metallopeptidase, translated as MEILNYILQMSLAGSVMFLILCLFRPFTKKTFSATWNYYMLFITLLIFIIPIGSFVKLPQIVEHKNYLFMQDDTNTVVQQNYEKMLKSNDKSDEIRVLQGDGTLKPVSQSQVDLKQTSMMQKIMNRNMLLYAWILGALILVIKETYVYISFYKKLKSVSDIVDDKSIIDVFENCKKKLNIYRKIILKECGGIKSPMITGILTPTITIPKMDHNLDKLEIILDHELIHFKRKDLWVKAVALLANIINWFNPIVYIIRNRINIICELSLDEQLIKNMDKSKRKYYGEIILELIEYSQNKSLSLGASVCKSRKEIETRLKNIVFFKKSKKIVVCISLMVTMIFTSTSLLASKTVFASNSDTAKSAKGAEFAVFVSDDGLYMSELKENNPILLDKNEKIKLPKISKDGLYVAYTKEDNLYICNIETREVIEVAKNVESYDWNNSGNLICSAKNEGMSMYNTNTKKLVDIISNEYDYFNINCDSKNKVYANKQLETTTDKGKTIKSIGIISYDLATKEEKVVLEGKEGNDKEIGEQYTASELFESIGSRPNVERISSDDRYMYIWNKPNSGSMSADMTEFAVYDLLNNKFIENNNMIALAYKDNISQNPVDSSMVAVNNGEYRDMYSNKALGIFDIKANKFTSLIPENQVSMTPDYSSDGKNIVYSGADALKDDISQSSKNWESEPHYIYQVNTETKEITQITNNKSFDFMPKYISENQILFVRKDGDSFSLWKTKDGVETKLADSLNFRSTSYTNTWYYGHYKTENVIDVYKK; from the coding sequence ATGGAGATTCTAAATTATATTCTGCAAATGTCACTAGCAGGCAGCGTTATGTTTTTAATACTTTGTTTATTTAGGCCATTTACTAAGAAAACTTTTAGTGCCACTTGGAATTATTATATGCTATTTATAACGCTTTTAATTTTTATTATACCTATTGGGAGTTTTGTTAAACTGCCTCAAATAGTGGAACATAAGAATTATTTATTTATGCAGGATGATACGAATACGGTGGTGCAGCAAAATTATGAAAAGATGCTGAAGAGCAACGATAAAAGTGATGAGATAAGAGTTTTGCAAGGGGATGGTACTCTTAAGCCTGTAAGCCAAAGCCAAGTGGATTTAAAGCAGACAAGTATGATGCAAAAAATAATGAATAGAAATATGCTGCTTTATGCATGGATATTAGGTGCACTCATATTAGTAATTAAAGAGACATACGTATATATTTCTTTTTATAAAAAACTTAAAAGTGTAAGCGATATTGTTGATGATAAATCAATAATTGATGTTTTTGAAAACTGTAAGAAAAAATTAAATATATATAGGAAGATAATTCTAAAAGAATGCGGTGGCATTAAAAGTCCAATGATTACAGGAATATTAACACCTACTATCACAATTCCTAAGATGGACCACAATTTGGACAAGCTCGAAATAATACTGGATCATGAATTAATTCATTTTAAACGTAAAGATTTATGGGTGAAGGCAGTAGCGCTTTTAGCAAATATAATCAATTGGTTTAATCCTATTGTTTATATTATTAGAAATAGGATAAATATAATCTGTGAGCTGTCTTTAGATGAACAACTTATAAAGAATATGGATAAATCAAAAAGAAAATATTATGGAGAAATTATATTAGAGTTAATAGAATATTCTCAGAATAAATCCCTAAGCTTAGGGGCATCAGTTTGTAAAAGTAGGAAGGAGATTGAGACACGCTTGAAAAATATAGTGTTTTTTAAAAAGTCAAAAAAAATAGTTGTTTGTATTTCACTTATGGTAACCATGATTTTTACATCTACTAGTTTGCTTGCTTCAAAAACTGTATTTGCTAGTAATAGTGATACAGCAAAAAGTGCTAAAGGAGCAGAATTTGCAGTATTTGTATCAGATGATGGGCTATACATGTCTGAACTAAAAGAAAATAACCCAATTCTTCTTGATAAAAATGAAAAAATTAAATTGCCGAAAATATCTAAAGATGGATTATATGTTGCTTATACTAAAGAAGATAATTTATATATTTGCAATATAGAGACTCGTGAAGTAATTGAAGTAGCTAAAAATGTAGAGTCATATGATTGGAATAACTCAGGAAATTTAATTTGCTCTGCTAAAAATGAAGGTATGTCTATGTATAATACCAATACTAAAAAGTTAGTGGATATTATAAGCAATGAGTATGATTATTTTAATATCAATTGCGATAGTAAAAATAAGGTATATGCTAATAAACAGCTAGAAACTACTACAGACAAAGGGAAAACTATTAAATCAATAGGTATAATTAGCTATGATTTAGCTACTAAAGAAGAAAAGGTTGTTTTGGAAGGTAAAGAAGGAAATGATAAAGAGATTGGAGAGCAGTATACAGCATCTGAGTTATTTGAATCTATTGGATCAAGGCCTAATGTTGAGAGGATATCAAGTGATGATAGATATATGTATATATGGAACAAACCTAATTCAGGCTCAATGTCAGCAGATATGACAGAATTTGCAGTATATGATCTTTTAAACAATAAATTTATAGAAAATAATAATATGATTGCATTAGCATATAAAGATAATATATCTCAAAACCCAGTAGATAGCAGCATGGTTGCTGTTAACAATGGCGAATATAGAGATATGTATAGTAATAAGGCGTTAGGAATTTTCGATATCAAAGCTAACAAATTTACAAGTTTAATTCCAGAAAATCAAGTATCAATGACACCGGATTATTCTAGTGATGGAAAGAATATAGTATATTCTGGAGCTGATGCCTTAAAAGATGACATATCACAAAGTTCGAAAAACTGGGAAAGTGAACCGCACTATATTTATCAAGTGAACACTGAAACAAAAGAAATAACTCAAATTACAAATAACAAATCATTTGATTTCATGCCAAAATATATATCAGAAAATCAAATATTATTTGTAAGAAAAGATGGCGATTCATTTAGTTTATGGAAGACAAAAGATGGAGTAGAAACTAAGCTTGCTGATTCTTTGAATTTTAGATCAACTTCTTATACAAATACTTGGTACTACGGTCATTATAAAACTGAAAATGTTATAGACGTATATAAAAAGTAA
- the purD gene encoding phosphoribosylamine--glycine ligase, with the protein MKLLLIGSGGREHALAWKLAKSEKVEKIFVAPGNGGTAIENKCENVNITDIDELIKFAKEEIIDLTIVGPEDPLTKGIVNKFKTEGLKIFGPAENGAMLEGSKSFSKEFMKKYGVKTAEYETFTDVNEALKYLEVCPYPTVVKADGLAAGKGVAICETKEEAIDAVKSYMVDDIFNGAGQKIVIEEFLEGVEASILSITDGKTIIPFISGKDHKQIFDGGKGPNTGGMGVLAPNPYVTEDVMKDFEENIMAKTLIGIREESFDYKGIIFFGIMITAKGTYLLEYNVRMGDPETQSVLYLMESDLVEVIEAALREELDKTTVKWNDGVCINVVLASKGYPGDFVKGYEITIDEKVKDKVFLAGAKVEDGVLKTNGGRVLSVIGLGKTLEEARKDAYENIKYVTFEGAYCRSDIGTHK; encoded by the coding sequence ATGAAACTTCTTTTAATTGGTTCAGGTGGTAGAGAACATGCTTTGGCTTGGAAACTTGCAAAAAGTGAAAAGGTTGAAAAAATATTTGTTGCTCCAGGTAACGGTGGAACTGCAATTGAAAATAAATGCGAAAATGTAAATATAACTGATATTGATGAATTAATTAAATTTGCTAAGGAAGAAATTATTGACCTTACAATAGTTGGGCCAGAAGATCCTTTAACAAAGGGAATTGTTAATAAGTTTAAAACGGAAGGATTAAAGATATTTGGACCAGCTGAAAATGGAGCAATGCTTGAAGGTAGTAAAAGCTTTTCTAAAGAATTTATGAAAAAGTATGGCGTTAAGACAGCAGAATACGAAACATTTACAGATGTCAATGAAGCGCTTAAATATTTAGAAGTATGTCCTTATCCAACAGTGGTTAAAGCAGATGGTCTTGCAGCAGGAAAAGGCGTTGCTATATGTGAAACTAAAGAAGAAGCAATAGATGCAGTAAAATCTTATATGGTAGATGATATCTTCAATGGAGCGGGTCAAAAAATAGTAATTGAAGAATTCCTAGAAGGTGTTGAGGCATCAATTCTATCTATTACTGATGGAAAGACAATAATTCCATTTATATCAGGTAAAGACCATAAGCAGATATTTGATGGAGGTAAAGGACCAAACACAGGTGGAATGGGAGTATTAGCACCAAATCCTTATGTTACAGAAGATGTGATGAAGGATTTCGAAGAAAATATTATGGCTAAGACTTTAATCGGTATTAGAGAAGAAAGCTTTGATTATAAAGGAATAATCTTCTTTGGTATCATGATTACTGCAAAAGGAACTTATCTTTTAGAATATAATGTAAGAATGGGAGATCCTGAAACACAATCAGTTCTTTATCTAATGGAAAGTGACTTAGTAGAAGTCATTGAAGCAGCATTAAGAGAAGAATTAGATAAAACCACAGTTAAGTGGAACGATGGTGTCTGCATAAATGTTGTTTTAGCATCTAAAGGATATCCAGGAGATTTTGTTAAGGGTTATGAGATAACAATTGATGAAAAAGTTAAAGATAAAGTATTTTTAGCAGGAGCTAAAGTAGAAGATGGAGTTTTAAAGACTAACGGTGGAAGAGTATTATCAGTTATTGGTCTTGGAAAAACTCTAGAAGAAGCTAGAAAAGACGCTTACGAAAATATTAAATATGTCACTTTTGAAGGAGCATATTGTAGAAGTGATATAGGAACACATAAATAA
- a CDS encoding nucleotidyltransferase domain-containing protein — MIILAESYFLNELKKIQSIVCIAEFGSYRTEYWDKDRSDIDLAVVVKPKVSFMDTLDIEDKIIELSKQYYNYDNIHLTFVLFKDFGSKYARFAVDSNNKYIIDEELWYDFQHYVLKHARNNANFEKVLKIDEQYSYFGGITDESLL, encoded by the coding sequence GTGATAATTTTGGCTGAATCATATTTTTTAAATGAATTAAAGAAAATTCAAAGTATCGTTTGTATTGCTGAATTTGGGAGTTATAGAACAGAGTATTGGGACAAAGATAGAAGTGACATAGACTTAGCTGTTGTAGTAAAACCAAAAGTTTCATTTATGGACACCTTAGACATTGAAGATAAAATCATAGAATTATCAAAGCAATATTATAACTACGATAATATACATTTGACATTTGTTTTATTTAAAGATTTTGGAAGTAAGTATGCAAGATTTGCAGTAGATAGTAATAATAAATATATTATTGATGAAGAATTATGGTATGATTTTCAGCATTATGTCTTAAAACATGCGAGGAACAATGCAAACTTTGAAAAAGTATTAAAAATAGATGAGCAATATAGTTATTTTGGAGGAATTACAGATGAGTCCTTACTTTAG